The genome window AGACTTTGCCGGCCAGCCTCACTAGAGGAGCCCCGCCCCCTTGAGCCAGGTGGTGGCGGCGTCCGTGACGCTCGACCCGTTCACCACTTGAAGCTGAAGCTGCTGGCTGACCTCCGTGGTCAGCTTCGGCGCGAGCGCGTTGAGCGCCGTCGCGATGCCGGGCGCCTGTGTCAGGGCGGCGTCGCGCACGATCGGCGCCGGATGGTAGATCGGGAACAGGTGGCGGTCGTCGTCGAGCAGGACAAAGTGGTTCTTCGCAATGAGCGCGCTCGTCGTGTAGCAGACGTTGACGTCGGCCTTGCCCTGCTGGACGGCGGGAAACGTCAGCGCCTCATCGAGCACCGTGGTCCTCCCGAACGTAAAGCCGTACGCCGCCTTCATCCCGGGGAGGACGTTCGGATCGCTGGTGCCGTCGGGCGGGGACGCGACGGTCAGCTTCGGGGCCGCCGCCGCCAGCTGGCTGACCCTCGTCCCGAGCTTCGCTCCCCGCGCCTGGGTCGTGCAGATCCCGTAGGTGTCGTTGAGCGGTGACATCGCCAGCCAGGTGATGTGGAACTGCTTCTGGTAGCCGGCCTTCACGAGAGCGTAGTCCTTTTGGTCGTCGTGCGTGGTCTTGAGCTTCAACCGCGCCAGCCCGGTCGCGGTGAACTCCGGGTACAGATCGATCTGACCGCTCACGATGGCGTTGTGAACGATGTCGTTGGTGCCGAGCTTGGATTTTTCGGTGACGTCGAATCCGGCCTTCCGGAGCACAAGCACGTACACTTTGGTCAGCAACTGCGCTTCGGTATCGAGCTTGCCTCCGACGGTGAGGTGCGGCTTGCCCGCGGCCGCCGCTCCGGGACTGCTTCCCGGGACGATCGCGCTCACGAGCGCCCCGATCACGAGCACCGCCAGCAGCTGTCCTTGGAACAATCCGCTTCTGCGCTTCGCCACGATCTCCATCCTCCTCTCGAATGTCACCGCTTCGCTACTCGAAGGACCGTACCCGCAGTCCCGGCGACGTGAGCGCGCGCTCCACCGCGCCGAGTCCGAGTTCTGTGCACAACGCCAGGA of bacterium contains these proteins:
- a CDS encoding glycine betaine ABC transporter substrate-binding protein, with the translated sequence MAKRRSGLFQGQLLAVLVIGALVSAIVPGSSPGAAAAGKPHLTVGGKLDTEAQLLTKVYVLVLRKAGFDVTEKSKLGTNDIVHNAIVSGQIDLYPEFTATGLARLKLKTTHDDQKDYALVKAGYQKQFHITWLAMSPLNDTYGICTTQARGAKLGTRVSQLAAAAPKLTVASPPDGTSDPNVLPGMKAAYGFTFGRTTVLDEALTFPAVQQGKADVNVCYTTSALIAKNHFVLLDDDRHLFPIYHPAPIVRDAALTQAPGIATALNALAPKLTTEVSQQLQLQVVNGSSVTDAATTWLKGAGLL